From one Candidatus Methanoplasma termitum genomic stretch:
- a CDS encoding DUF3788 family protein, whose translation MEERQLLRDKNNEPTGETIAEGLGSAGAAYDKFIEEAKHHDIQVDWRYYNDGGWLGKALYKWTTARGTQKEMTAFWLSVWSGFFKVSLYFPASSRADALNLPLSNELRKRIENSTQMEKMKTISLTFEPRSDELFDEIFILVDFKRTLKR comes from the coding sequence ATGGAAGAGCGGCAACTACTGCGCGATAAGAACAACGAACCGACGGGTGAGACCATTGCTGAGGGGCTCGGCAGTGCCGGTGCCGCATACGATAAATTCATCGAGGAAGCGAAACATCATGATATTCAGGTCGATTGGCGCTACTATAATGACGGCGGGTGGCTCGGAAAGGCATTATACAAGTGGACGACCGCCCGAGGTACACAAAAAGAAATGACGGCCTTTTGGCTTTCTGTCTGGAGTGGGTTCTTCAAAGTAAGCCTTTACTTCCCGGCGAGTTCACGCGCCGATGCGTTGAACCTTCCATTATCTAATGAATTAAGGAAAAGAATAGAGAATTCAACGCAGATGGAAAAGATGAAGACCATCTCGCTGACCTTCGAACCCCGTTCAGATGAGTTGTTCGATGAAATATTCATTCTCGTCGATTTTAAGAGAACGCTGAAGCGATGA
- the nifS gene encoding cysteine desulfurase NifS yields MPELVYLDNAATTKMLPEVLDAMMPYLTDKYGNPSSIHSFGASCNAACDEARKKVASVINAKENEIYFTAGGTESDNWALKSVAYMKKSKGKHIITSAIEHHAIFETCEFLARDGFEITFVGVDDKGIIKMDELKAAIRQDTILISVMYANNEIGTIQPIREIGALARSKGILFHTDAVQAYGHIPIDVEADNIDLLSASAHKLHGPKGVGMLYMKNNIKLTPFIHGGAQERNRRAGTMNVPGIVGFGKAAEIAKKNMAANGAKLKEMNYYLMDKILKEIPFSKLNGDRDKRLPGSVNISFRFIEGESMLMMVDMKGVAASTGSACASGSLDPSHVLLAIGLPHEIAHGSIRLTMSEDTTKKDLDYTVGVLKEVVSKLRAMSPLYEDAVRRKEA; encoded by the coding sequence ATGCCCGAACTCGTCTATCTTGACAATGCCGCCACGACCAAAATGCTGCCCGAAGTCCTTGACGCAATGATGCCCTATCTGACGGATAAATACGGCAACCCGTCAAGCATCCACTCTTTCGGTGCTTCATGCAACGCAGCCTGCGATGAAGCCAGAAAAAAAGTGGCGAGCGTTATCAACGCAAAAGAGAACGAGATATACTTTACGGCGGGAGGCACAGAATCCGATAACTGGGCCCTGAAATCCGTCGCATACATGAAAAAGAGCAAAGGAAAGCATATCATCACGTCAGCGATAGAGCATCATGCCATCTTTGAGACCTGCGAGTTCTTGGCAAGAGACGGTTTCGAGATCACTTTCGTCGGCGTCGATGATAAAGGAATAATAAAAATGGATGAACTCAAGGCGGCCATCCGCCAGGATACCATCCTGATATCGGTGATGTACGCAAACAACGAAATAGGTACGATACAGCCTATCAGAGAGATCGGGGCCCTCGCACGCTCGAAGGGCATACTCTTCCATACGGATGCGGTTCAAGCTTACGGACACATTCCGATCGATGTGGAGGCAGACAATATAGATCTTCTCAGCGCCAGCGCACATAAGCTCCACGGTCCAAAAGGCGTAGGGATGCTCTATATGAAGAACAACATAAAATTGACCCCTTTCATTCACGGCGGAGCTCAGGAAAGGAACAGGAGAGCCGGGACGATGAATGTACCCGGAATAGTGGGGTTCGGCAAAGCGGCGGAGATCGCAAAAAAGAACATGGCAGCCAACGGTGCAAAGCTGAAAGAGATGAACTACTACCTCATGGATAAGATCCTTAAAGAGATCCCGTTCTCGAAGCTCAACGGCGACAGAGACAAAAGGCTCCCGGGAAGCGTGAACATAAGTTTCAGGTTCATAGAGGGAGAATCGATGCTGATGATGGTCGATATGAAGGGTGTTGCCGCATCCACCGGGTCTGCATGCGCTTCGGGCTCGCTTGACCCTTCACACGTACTTCTGGCAATAGGGCTGCCCCATGAGATCGCACACGGTTCGATAAGATTGACCATGTCGGAAGACACAACGAAAAAAGACCTTGATTACACAGTAGGGGTACTGAAAGAGGTCGTATCAAAACTGAGAGCAATGTCCCCGTTGTATGAGGACGCAGTAAGAAGAAAGGAGGCATAA
- the nifU gene encoding Fe-S cluster assembly scaffold protein NifU — translation MQYSAKVMDHFTNPRNVGEIEGASGVGTVGNAKCGDIMRIYLNIDDNNIIRDVKFKTFGCGAAVATSSMATELIKGKSINEALKLTNKSVMEALDGLPPIKVHCSLLAEEAVHAALWDYAEKKGIKIEGLKPPVSDIDEHEHGHDHDNDIPMI, via the coding sequence ATGCAATATAGCGCAAAGGTGATGGATCACTTCACAAATCCAAGGAATGTCGGGGAGATAGAAGGCGCGAGCGGCGTCGGAACGGTCGGCAACGCAAAATGCGGGGACATAATGAGGATATACCTCAACATTGACGATAACAACATCATAAGAGATGTGAAATTCAAAACGTTCGGGTGCGGTGCAGCTGTGGCAACAAGCAGCATGGCCACAGAACTCATAAAAGGCAAGAGCATTAATGAAGCTTTGAAACTCACAAACAAAAGTGTGATGGAGGCGCTCGATGGTCTTCCTCCCATCAAAGTGCACTGCTCCCTGCTTGCCGAAGAGGCCGTACATGCGGCACTCTGGGACTATGCAGAGAAAAAAGGAATTAAGATCGAGGGCCTGAAACCGCCCGTCTCCGATATAGATGAGCACGAACACGGTCACGATCATGACAATGACATCCCGATGATATGA
- a CDS encoding RrF2 family transcriptional regulator, which produces MLISAKGRYALRCMLDISLNGTEDNVKIKDIAERQDIPLKYLEQIVSTLNKAGFVKGKKGPNGGYRLSRPPEEYTVGMIIKVIEGNTAPVSCLADDCGRSDKCVSMILWKKLDDAVNSVLDGTTLADMMDWSSRGQLIEIEIPDY; this is translated from the coding sequence GTGCTCATATCTGCCAAGGGACGTTATGCATTGAGATGTATGCTGGACATCTCGCTGAATGGTACAGAGGACAATGTGAAAATAAAAGATATCGCAGAACGGCAGGATATTCCTTTGAAATATCTGGAACAGATCGTTTCTACGCTAAACAAAGCAGGTTTTGTTAAAGGAAAAAAAGGACCAAATGGCGGATATCGTCTCTCAAGACCCCCCGAAGAGTACACAGTCGGGATGATAATAAAAGTCATTGAGGGGAACACAGCCCCCGTATCGTGTTTGGCAGACGACTGCGGCAGATCCGACAAATGTGTTTCGATGATATTATGGAAGAAACTCGACGATGCCGTTAATTCTGTTCTTGACGGAACCACACTCGCAGATATGATGGACTGGAGCTCAAGAGGCCAGCTCATCGAGATCGAAATTCCGGATTACTGA
- a CDS encoding TetR/AcrR family transcriptional regulator has protein sequence MHVEEKKKEIVMRTANLVSSTEGREITTRRIAENAGINPAMVNYYFGSKGNLLKLVMSAMTRDHISDASLSPEISRKTLFDQLVGICETSMQYARFGISRDTETFSRDVLEYSRKIVEMKKRLSRKTNDVEDKISIFRTLCFLMMISEDPEGFASYSGIDVRDKSQLRVLVSEQLDILLGEAL, from the coding sequence ATGCACGTTGAAGAAAAGAAAAAAGAAATAGTCATGAGGACTGCAAATCTCGTTTCTTCAACTGAAGGAAGGGAAATTACCACTCGCAGGATCGCCGAAAACGCCGGCATCAATCCTGCGATGGTAAACTATTACTTCGGTTCCAAAGGCAACCTCCTAAAATTGGTCATGTCGGCAATGACCCGGGATCACATCTCGGATGCTTCTCTCTCACCCGAGATATCCAGAAAAACATTATTCGATCAACTTGTGGGTATATGCGAGACTTCCATGCAGTATGCTAGGTTTGGGATAAGCAGAGATACAGAAACATTTTCAAGAGACGTTTTGGAATATTCACGTAAGATCGTTGAAATGAAAAAGCGGCTAAGCAGGAAGACCAATGATGTTGAGGATAAAATATCAATCTTCAGAACCCTATGCTTCCTGATGATGATTTCTGAGGACCCAGAGGGGTTTGCGTCTTATTCTGGGATAGATGTCCGCGATAAGAGTCAGCTCCGGGTACTTGTTTCAGAACAACTGGATATTCTGTTGGGGGAAGCTCTTTGA
- a CDS encoding HAD family hydrolase, whose protein sequence is MALDPKYKAVGFDMDGTFMKTKIDYIKLANAVFDELICMGVPESAIIRTDGTKGEIESGIHWLNDNGRKDDACKVYEHASKRWTSIEKEFSYLSRPFDGAAEAVGMLRERGYKTGIVTKGGREYAECILGMNNVIGLFDAIVARDDYPEEEAKPSPKAMINFGNLVGVRPEEILFLGDSKMDWLTARDSGAGFYGVLTGGLRREGWNAIDPNIELIDGVASLLDMIE, encoded by the coding sequence GTGGCTTTGGATCCGAAATATAAGGCTGTCGGCTTTGACATGGATGGGACGTTCATGAAAACAAAGATAGATTACATAAAGTTGGCCAACGCCGTTTTTGATGAACTTATCTGCATGGGTGTGCCGGAATCGGCGATAATCAGAACAGACGGAACAAAAGGAGAAATCGAGAGCGGGATCCATTGGCTCAATGACAACGGAAGAAAAGATGATGCATGCAAGGTTTACGAACATGCTTCGAAACGTTGGACCTCCATAGAAAAAGAATTCTCTTATTTATCCAGACCGTTCGACGGTGCCGCGGAAGCCGTCGGAATGTTGCGCGAGCGCGGTTATAAGACGGGCATTGTCACAAAAGGGGGGCGGGAATATGCAGAGTGCATCCTCGGCATGAACAACGTCATCGGCCTGTTCGATGCGATCGTTGCGAGAGATGATTATCCCGAAGAAGAAGCAAAACCGTCACCTAAGGCAATGATCAATTTCGGGAATCTTGTCGGTGTCAGACCCGAAGAGATACTTTTCCTCGGCGACAGTAAGATGGACTGGTTGACAGCCAGGGATTCGGGTGCGGGATTCTACGGTGTGCTTACAGGAGGCTTGCGCCGCGAGGGATGGAATGCTATCGACCCGAATATCGAATTGATCGATGGGGTGGCTTCGCTGCTCGATATGATAGAATAA
- a CDS encoding FAD-binding protein produces MNSAKGNKSEAIANVIDAIGAAIGVEKVDVCEKCDCAEACVAPSSTEDVSKIVAIARKNNVKVVSSNNPSWAIDGTKCGNSVVFVDLSNINSIIKIDPVSLTVRVGAGCKFETLAGACSEAGFTLGSYPFDWSSTVGAWAVTNGIGYGVYKYGNSRDNVVNIKAVTENAATIETAYDNIGYYMSGYNLTQMFAASEGTLGIVTEVTLKLVPKGVNRRFSFKFESPEKMQEAIKKIVQHPSIKPRNIIWCAKNLTIAFVLDGSKGSVDLEEQSIDAIMEKIQASKLDKAEACKVCRVVCGPKAPKAAKAIIPLHNWKSMVEACGNKVYGIIADRSTAYVMSQDEKTLMDNASKFGGRSVVCESFRWTPSKPAEEEKKSFKREVTDEVLSEIADIVGKNNMTVNGMDLLLYSKDLAPLPKEAGMAFKNIPDVVVRPSTVSHISQIVKIAHKKGIPVVPRGNSSWGLGGCMPANAGIVLDLASKMNKVMEINTEEMYVKVGSGCTWKEVLDKCMKKGYIIGSYPSSFPSATIGAWIATNGMGIGSYKYGSAKDNVLNMEVVLSNGDMLETGDDHMGSYGIGYNLNQAFAGSEGTLCVFGTVTLRIYPMGVIHPLAYSYPSLADMHGTIEKIVNNPSIKPLHIAFSDELHFANQRKAGIKAPDVQSLLLLTLQGDKAFVDRDLAELDSITAGFGGKRNVDAISEHEWDERCYEFRARKIGVGEIPAEIIVPTSQFGKFTKECYEGFKKMKMEAGGVIGVVVDRNTVMFMPYYFKDDESLLGMAAFAFNFYLGDRAVEYGGRTTGFGVFFAWNLDNVHDAATVQYMREMKTSADPRDIINPGHLVCGNTRFGIKMSKQLMGIGSAMMQMMKKLLPADTTFADNKKRFRYNEVEHRKDADRTHKLGDGTQ; encoded by the coding sequence ATGAATTCAGCGAAAGGGAACAAGTCAGAAGCGATCGCAAATGTTATCGATGCAATCGGTGCGGCGATCGGAGTGGAGAAAGTCGATGTCTGCGAAAAATGCGACTGCGCAGAGGCATGTGTCGCACCGAGCAGCACGGAAGATGTTTCCAAGATTGTCGCAATAGCAAGGAAAAACAACGTTAAGGTTGTTTCAAGCAACAACCCATCCTGGGCCATAGACGGAACGAAATGCGGCAATTCAGTAGTATTCGTTGACCTGTCCAATATCAACAGCATAATCAAGATAGACCCGGTCTCATTGACTGTAAGGGTGGGGGCCGGATGTAAGTTCGAGACCCTCGCCGGAGCATGTTCCGAAGCGGGGTTCACATTGGGATCATATCCCTTTGACTGGTCCTCTACAGTGGGAGCATGGGCTGTCACCAACGGGATTGGATACGGGGTGTACAAATACGGTAACTCCAGGGACAACGTCGTCAACATTAAGGCTGTGACGGAGAACGCGGCGACAATAGAAACAGCGTACGACAACATCGGATACTACATGTCGGGATACAATCTGACACAAATGTTCGCCGCCTCCGAGGGAACGCTCGGCATTGTCACAGAGGTAACTCTGAAGCTGGTTCCGAAAGGCGTGAACAGGCGTTTCTCTTTCAAGTTCGAATCACCGGAAAAGATGCAGGAAGCGATCAAGAAGATTGTTCAACACCCAAGCATAAAGCCCCGAAACATCATATGGTGCGCAAAGAATCTGACGATCGCTTTTGTACTGGACGGTTCAAAAGGCTCGGTAGACTTGGAAGAACAGTCAATAGATGCGATAATGGAGAAGATCCAAGCTTCAAAACTGGATAAGGCCGAAGCATGCAAGGTATGCAGAGTGGTATGCGGGCCGAAAGCCCCGAAGGCCGCCAAAGCGATAATTCCTCTGCACAACTGGAAATCGATGGTCGAAGCATGCGGCAACAAGGTATACGGGATAATCGCCGACCGCAGCACCGCCTATGTAATGTCACAGGATGAGAAAACCCTCATGGACAACGCCTCAAAGTTCGGAGGGAGGTCCGTCGTGTGCGAATCATTCAGGTGGACCCCGTCAAAGCCCGCAGAAGAAGAAAAGAAAAGTTTCAAGAGAGAGGTAACTGATGAAGTTCTCTCCGAAATTGCGGACATCGTCGGAAAGAACAACATGACCGTCAACGGAATGGACCTCCTGCTTTACAGCAAGGACCTTGCTCCGTTGCCGAAAGAGGCCGGTATGGCATTCAAGAACATCCCGGATGTGGTCGTAAGGCCGTCAACAGTAAGCCACATATCACAAATAGTAAAGATCGCACACAAAAAAGGCATACCCGTGGTACCCAGGGGCAACTCGTCATGGGGACTCGGAGGTTGCATGCCTGCCAACGCAGGAATTGTCCTCGATCTCGCATCAAAAATGAACAAAGTGATGGAGATAAACACCGAAGAAATGTATGTCAAGGTGGGTTCGGGATGCACCTGGAAAGAAGTGCTGGACAAATGCATGAAGAAAGGTTACATCATCGGTTCATACCCATCAAGTTTCCCATCTGCGACCATCGGAGCATGGATCGCAACAAATGGGATGGGAATAGGCTCCTATAAGTATGGGTCCGCAAAAGACAACGTACTGAACATGGAGGTCGTCCTATCGAACGGAGATATGCTGGAGACCGGAGACGACCACATGGGATCGTACGGTATCGGATACAACCTAAATCAAGCGTTCGCAGGTTCAGAGGGAACATTATGTGTCTTCGGGACAGTTACACTCAGGATCTATCCCATGGGAGTTATACACCCATTGGCGTACAGCTATCCGTCATTGGCAGATATGCACGGAACGATCGAAAAGATAGTTAACAATCCGTCTATAAAGCCGCTGCACATAGCTTTCTCGGACGAGCTTCATTTTGCCAACCAGAGGAAAGCAGGAATAAAAGCACCCGATGTGCAAAGCCTGCTGCTTCTCACACTGCAGGGCGACAAGGCCTTTGTAGATAGGGATCTGGCAGAGTTGGATTCAATAACAGCGGGATTCGGCGGCAAGAGGAATGTCGATGCAATTTCGGAGCATGAATGGGACGAGAGATGCTATGAGTTCAGGGCAAGGAAGATCGGTGTCGGAGAGATACCTGCTGAGATAATCGTTCCTACTTCGCAATTCGGCAAATTCACAAAAGAGTGCTACGAAGGCTTCAAGAAGATGAAGATGGAGGCGGGCGGAGTGATAGGTGTGGTCGTAGACCGCAACACTGTAATGTTCATGCCTTACTATTTCAAGGATGACGAGTCCCTGCTGGGAATGGCCGCCTTTGCATTCAACTTCTATCTGGGGGACAGAGCCGTTGAGTACGGCGGAAGGACCACAGGATTCGGAGTTTTCTTCGCTTGGAACCTGGATAACGTGCACGATGCGGCAACCGTCCAATACATGAGGGAAATGAAGACCTCGGCAGATCCGCGCGATATCATCAACCCCGGACATCTCGTATGCGGGAACACAAGATTCGGCATAAAAATGAGCAAGCAGCTGATGGGTATCGGAAGCGCAATGATGCAGATGATGAAGAAGCTTTTGCCCGCGGACACGACGTTTGCCGACAACAAGAAAAGGTTCAGGTACAACGAAGTGGAACACCGCAAGGATGCGGACAGGACCCACAAACTCGGCGACGGGACCCAGTAA
- a CDS encoding GIY-YIG nuclease family protein, producing the protein MVRKGTYILIFDLPEIRIEVGALGLIELSEGSYCYVGSAMNGLDQRLERHMSKKKKVRWHIDYLSTVCSCMEAYVVNDKSIPECGLCAVVQKNGGKGIARGFGCSDCKCQTHLFGLTGEAKRKLTSDPCFTLYMR; encoded by the coding sequence ATGGTCCGTAAAGGAACATACATCCTGATATTCGATCTGCCTGAAATAAGGATAGAGGTGGGCGCTCTGGGTCTTATAGAACTGAGTGAAGGCTCATATTGTTACGTCGGCAGCGCGATGAACGGTCTAGACCAAAGGCTGGAGAGACACATGTCAAAAAAGAAGAAGGTCCGCTGGCACATTGACTATCTTTCAACAGTATGCAGTTGTATGGAGGCGTACGTGGTAAATGATAAAAGTATCCCCGAATGCGGGTTGTGCGCGGTCGTGCAGAAAAACGGCGGAAAAGGAATAGCCAGGGGGTTCGGCTGTTCCGACTGCAAATGTCAGACCCATCTCTTCGGATTGACCGGAGAGGCGAAGAGAAAACTCACTTCAGACCCGTGTTTCACCCTTTACATGCGATAA
- a CDS encoding methyl-coenzyme M reductase family protein, protein MFEVLMFDGGIYRSDELLELIEDVGGVVIQKTRSSQLLNLTMSIPEEDKAAIAELCKEIGGEIKTVPLAGTEIAVVGPTLGRHHMPHPICDIAENLRRMGAITVVMGLARGRGKLTSQINLEEKLIIDEYDAAIFSLGNFKTCIEAKTDLFSDIRVPVVLVCGPKPEGIDDKCSAIVYGVGRKVSRMRTAPERDKLDDITDRVAKILEEKKRFLDEDPLFIHPAEVKKLLEEYEPVDMCLRPAPVVLHLDGLRVKIGYEEHHRNIEDMEIYGRKVGEICKVTPSKINDSSIIIKVKTRSEVRQEDLKKAGANGP, encoded by the coding sequence ATGTTTGAGGTCTTGATGTTCGACGGAGGCATCTACAGATCCGATGAGCTGTTAGAACTGATCGAGGATGTGGGAGGCGTGGTCATCCAGAAAACGAGAAGCTCTCAGCTTCTGAACCTTACAATGTCCATCCCCGAAGAGGACAAGGCCGCCATTGCGGAATTGTGCAAAGAGATAGGGGGGGAAATAAAGACCGTACCTCTTGCGGGCACGGAAATAGCCGTTGTCGGGCCGACGCTCGGACGCCATCACATGCCGCATCCGATCTGCGACATAGCCGAGAATCTCAGGAGGATGGGTGCGATAACGGTCGTAATGGGATTGGCGAGAGGGCGCGGAAAGCTGACATCCCAGATAAACCTCGAAGAGAAACTGATCATCGATGAGTACGATGCGGCGATATTCTCTCTCGGGAATTTCAAGACCTGCATCGAAGCGAAAACCGATCTGTTCAGCGATATCAGGGTACCGGTCGTTCTGGTGTGCGGACCGAAGCCGGAGGGCATTGACGACAAGTGCAGCGCGATCGTCTACGGCGTCGGAAGAAAAGTATCGAGAATGAGGACCGCTCCGGAAAGGGATAAACTCGATGATATAACTGATAGGGTGGCCAAGATCCTGGAAGAAAAAAAGAGGTTCTTGGACGAGGACCCGCTGTTCATACACCCGGCCGAGGTAAAGAAGCTTCTCGAGGAATACGAACCCGTGGATATGTGTCTCAGGCCGGCGCCGGTGGTCCTCCACCTGGACGGTCTCAGGGTCAAGATCGGTTATGAGGAACACCACAGGAACATCGAGGACATGGAGATATACGGCCGCAAAGTAGGCGAGATATGCAAAGTGACGCCTTCGAAGATCAATGACAGCAGCATAATAATCAAGGTCAAAACGAGATCCGAGGTCAGGCAGGAAGATCTCAAAAAAGCAGGCGCAAATGGTCCGTAA
- a CDS encoding methanogenesis marker 17 protein — protein MNIEIISEEVFGNDSYRTLFEDIMSDVGKAFHVQKALLILQPSIPFFIFSIRLKTEPANKTISDVANIRAEGDSIFITITDERYAPDIERELWAKYGKENVDQQTRFDIFVKNASANEIEDIIIASGEGYLKEMIGAVWRTMPEGIKVRHTYIDGTVITVVATEEIFTREMLADGLEYHKKMMEAGEDV, from the coding sequence ATGAACATCGAGATAATCAGTGAGGAAGTGTTCGGGAACGATTCATACAGGACCCTTTTTGAAGATATAATGTCAGATGTCGGAAAGGCATTCCATGTTCAGAAGGCGCTGCTGATTTTGCAGCCAAGCATACCATTTTTCATATTCTCGATAAGACTCAAGACCGAGCCCGCAAACAAGACCATCTCGGATGTTGCGAACATAAGGGCAGAAGGAGACAGCATATTCATCACCATAACAGATGAAAGATATGCACCGGATATTGAACGGGAACTCTGGGCAAAATATGGGAAAGAGAACGTCGACCAACAGACCAGGTTCGACATATTCGTGAAGAATGCATCTGCAAACGAGATTGAGGACATAATAATAGCATCAGGCGAAGGATATCTCAAAGAGATGATAGGGGCCGTTTGGAGGACCATGCCAGAGGGCATCAAGGTCCGCCATACATACATTGATGGAACGGTCATAACGGTGGTGGCGACCGAAGAGATATTCACCCGGGAGATGCTGGCAGACGGTCTCGAGTATCACAAGAAAATGATGGAGGCGGGCGAAGATGTTTGA
- a CDS encoding methanogenesis marker 15 protein gives MTIKIAQLSCGAEYSSVQSEIEQAAQSVGGKMVYPDVSYADVKTAVERFGFNPKSPQLKLMIARAVQLADEKYDADAVFISTCFRCAEAALVRNELRRFIQENTRLPVVTYSFTERLKAAQLLTRMEALVTIVSRKELLARARQTGLTAGIDSGSSTTKAVIMQDNKIIGKDWTSSGDVVQSATQVLENAMKEAGIKLKQIEAMGVTGYGRFTLGKHFNAKLIQEELTVNSKGAVWLADRQKGEATILDIGGMDNKAITVRDGIPDNFTMGGICAGASGRFLEMTSSRLKVKIEDLGKMAEKGDWRKAKMNSYCSVFGIQGLVTMLGEGKRFEDVAAAACHSVAEQVYEQQLQEIDIRHPVIQVGGTSLNTGLVKAVSEVVGEQTIVPPNSQYIGAVGGALLSSGFL, from the coding sequence ATGACGATAAAGATCGCGCAATTATCATGCGGTGCGGAATACAGCAGTGTTCAGTCCGAGATCGAACAGGCGGCGCAATCCGTCGGCGGAAAGATGGTCTATCCGGATGTATCCTATGCCGATGTGAAAACAGCAGTGGAAAGATTCGGATTCAATCCAAAGTCCCCCCAGCTGAAGCTCATGATCGCAAGGGCCGTGCAGCTCGCAGATGAGAAATATGATGCCGATGCGGTCTTCATTTCAACATGCTTCAGGTGTGCCGAGGCAGCGCTCGTAAGGAATGAGCTGAGAAGGTTCATACAGGAGAACACCAGGCTGCCTGTGGTCACATACTCTTTTACGGAGAGACTCAAGGCCGCGCAACTGCTCACAAGGATGGAGGCATTGGTCACCATCGTTTCCAGAAAAGAACTTCTGGCAAGGGCGAGGCAGACCGGTCTCACTGCGGGTATAGACTCGGGATCAAGTACGACGAAAGCGGTCATCATGCAGGATAATAAGATCATCGGCAAGGACTGGACATCGTCCGGCGATGTGGTGCAGTCCGCCACACAGGTGCTCGAAAATGCAATGAAAGAGGCCGGCATCAAGCTGAAACAGATCGAGGCAATGGGGGTCACAGGATACGGAAGGTTCACGTTGGGTAAGCATTTCAATGCGAAACTTATACAGGAGGAGCTAACCGTCAACTCCAAAGGAGCGGTATGGCTGGCGGACAGGCAGAAAGGAGAGGCGACCATACTTGACATAGGAGGAATGGACAACAAGGCCATAACCGTCAGGGACGGGATACCGGATAACTTTACCATGGGAGGCATCTGCGCAGGTGCATCCGGACGTTTCCTGGAAATGACCTCAAGCAGGCTGAAGGTCAAGATAGAGGATCTTGGAAAAATGGCAGAGAAAGGAGACTGGCGCAAAGCAAAGATGAATTCATATTGTTCCGTCTTTGGGATACAGGGGCTTGTCACTATGCTCGGAGAAGGAAAGCGGTTCGAGGATGTTGCGGCCGCTGCGTGCCATTCAGTAGCCGAGCAGGTTTACGAGCAGCAGCTGCAGGAGATCGATATACGCCACCCCGTTATACAGGTGGGCGGAACGTCGCTCAATACCGGACTGGTGAAAGCAGTGAGCGAGGTCGTAGGTGAACAAACGATCGTGCCGCCGAATTCACAATACATAGGTGCCGTGGGCGGCGCTCTCCTGAGTTCCGGATTCCTCTGA
- a CDS encoding methanogenesis marker 5 protein — protein MKVFISPPNSLILFDLVERFGHEPLGVMMPLQERIDKAEIDMPPMNVTLDDVVTGLKYAGVEVPSGIRGRLALWGPLIEQADAAIIMLDPPFNFGCVGCERSNEMVRHLIHRRKIPAIEVTYPADEKEAVATIGQIKRFLEGKK, from the coding sequence ATGAAAGTATTCATAAGTCCGCCGAACAGCCTGATCCTGTTCGACCTCGTAGAGAGATTCGGTCATGAACCGCTGGGTGTGATGATGCCACTCCAAGAAAGAATAGACAAAGCCGAGATCGATATGCCTCCAATGAATGTTACGTTGGATGATGTGGTCACAGGTCTGAAGTATGCAGGTGTCGAGGTCCCTTCCGGGATAAGGGGGAGACTGGCACTGTGGGGGCCGCTCATAGAGCAGGCCGACGCGGCGATAATAATGTTGGATCCGCCCTTCAATTTCGGATGTGTCGGATGCGAGCGCTCGAATGAGATGGTAAGACATCTGATCCATAGGCGCAAGATCCCGGCGATAGAAGTAACATATCCCGCTGATGAAAAGGAAGCGGTCGCCACGATAGGTCAGATAAAACGATTCCTGGAGGGAAAGAAATGA
- a CDS encoding methanogenesis marker protein 6 — MSEERETRLFMISPDSMITPDQLVREVHAMGKGVTAKETCYGSVVEGPRKNVREVLAEIREKHPFDIYSKTRAYPAGDMRRCRAHHGTRPGFAQLEAEWEGLYLVKHGLLACERGEKFDIPKKKEKLPVEKFKKICEANR; from the coding sequence ATGAGCGAGGAAAGAGAGACCAGGCTATTCATGATATCTCCTGATTCCATGATCACACCCGATCAGCTGGTCAGGGAGGTGCATGCGATGGGGAAAGGAGTGACCGCTAAGGAAACGTGCTACGGGTCCGTGGTAGAAGGGCCGAGGAAAAATGTCCGCGAGGTCCTTGCCGAGATAAGAGAGAAACACCCCTTTGACATTTATTCAAAAACAAGGGCGTATCCCGCAGGGGATATGAGAAGGTGCCGTGCACATCACGGCACCAGACCCGGATTCGCTCAGCTGGAAGCTGAATGGGAAGGACTGTATCTGGTCAAACACGGCCTTCTCGCATGCGAGAGAGGGGAGAAATTCGATATCCCCAAAAAAAAGGAAAAACTCCCTGTTGAAAAATTCAAAAAGATATGTGAGGCAAACCGATGA